The DNA segment ATGCTGTCAGGCAAACACGTTTCCAATCCATCACAACTTGTAGATAAAATCGTCATGAAAAAGACCAAAATTGTTTGTACCATCGGACCGAAAACTGAATCCGAAGAAATGCTGACCAAACTGCTTGATGCAGGCATGAACGTAATGCGTCTGAACTTCTCTCACGGTGATTACGAAGAGCATGGTCAACGCATTAAGAACATCCGCAACGTGATGGCCGCGACTGGCCATAAAGCAGCTATCCTGCTGGACACCAAAGGTCCTGAAATCCGCACCATGAAACTGGAAGGCGGCAAAGATGCTGCACTGGTTGCGGGCCAGACCTACACATTCACCACCGACCAGAGTGTGATTGGTAACACTGAACGTGTTGCTGTGACCTACGCTGGCTTTGCTGCAGACCTGAAAATCGGTAACACCATTCTGGTGGACGATGGTCTGATCGGCATGGAAGTGACTAACGTCACCGAAACCGAAGTGACCTGTAAAGTTCTTAACAACGGTGATCTGGGCGAAAACAAAGGCGTTAACCTGCCAGGCGTTTCTATCGCACTGCCGGCACTGGCTGAGAAAGACAAACGCGACCTGATCTTCGGTTGTGAGCAAGGCGTTGACTTCGTTGCTGCTTCATTCATCCGTAAACGTTCTGATGTTCTGGAAATTCGCGAACACCTGAAAATCCACGGTGGCGAGCATATCCAGATCATTTCCAAAATTGAAAACCAGGAAGGCCTGAACAACTTCGACGAAATCCTCGAAGCTTCAGACGGCATCATGGTTGCCCGTGGTGACCTCGGCGTTGAAATTCCGGTTGAAGAAGTTATTTTCGCGCAGAAGATGATGATCGAAAAATGTAACCGTGCACGCAAAGTGGTTATCACCGCAACGCAGATGCTCGATTCCATGATCAAAAACCCACGCCCTACCCGCGCAGAAGCTGGTGACGTTGCTAACGCCATCATCGACGGTACTGATGCCGTGATGCTGTCTGGTGAAAGTGCTAAAGGTAAATATCCGCTGGAAGCTGTGACCATTATGGCTACCATTTGCGCGCGTACCGACCGCGTTATGCAGAGCCGCATCGATGGTCAGAACGATAACCGCAAACTGCGTATTACTGAAGCCGTCTGCCGTGGCGCAGTAGAAACTGCCGAAAAACTGGATGCTCCGTTGATCGTTGTTGCAACCAGTGGTGGTAAATCTGCTAAAGCTGTGCGTAAATACTTCCCGCACGCGACTATCCTGGCTCTGACCACTAACGAAATCACTGCGCGTCAGTTAATCCTGACCAAAGGCGTTGTGACTCAGCTGGTGAAAGAAATTGCCTCTACTGATGATTTCTATCGCATTGGTAAGGAAGCGGCGATTGAAAGCGGTTTAGCGCAGAAAGGTGATATCGTAGTGATGGTTTCTGGCGCACTGGTTCAGAGCGGCACGACCAATACTTCTTCGGTGCACGTTGTTTAATTAAAACGTGACCCAGAGCACGAATAAACGCTGCATACCGTGGCGTTTATTTTTTCGAAAAGCCTCTTTTTTCTTAAAAAATGCAGAAAACAGAATGAGTGAGATTGGGATAAGTCCCATGGAATACAGCTGTTTTCCCTGCAATTTTTAACTTTTTCGTAAAAAAAGATGCTTCTTTGAGCGAACGATCAAAATATAGCGTTTACCGACAAAAAATTATTCTCATTAGAAAATAGTTTGTGTAATACTTGTAACGCTACATGGAGATTAACTTAATCTAGAGGGTTTTATAATGAATCGCACTAAACTGGTACTGGGCGCTGTAATCCTGGCTTCAACTATGCTGGCTGGTTGTTCAAGCAACGCTAAAATCGATCAACTGTCTTCAGACGTTTCTACTCTGAACTCTAAAGTTGACCAACTGAGCAACGACGTGAACGCAATGCGTTCTGACGTTCAGGCAGCTAAAGACGACGCAGCACGTGCTAACCAACGTCTTGACAACCAAGCTCACGCTTACAAGAAGTAATATTTACTTCTCTAGTTCAATGGCGCACTCAGTGCGCCATTTTTTTTACCTGTAATTTACCTCCTGCATTTATGCCATTCATCCTCGCCTTTTGTAGTTTGTTTCTGCATAACATTTCTGTGTTACTCATCCCTCTAAAAGCACCCTCCGCCTCCCACCAGAGCTTCGAATATAAAAAAGGAGCCATGATGGCTCCTTTTGTAGAAAATGCTTCTGAATCGTTTCTGTAAACTTTATTGCGTACTTGCGTTATTCACTGCAGGTTGTGTGGCCGCTGCGGTCTGCGGTTCGTTGACAGACGGTGCCGTACCCGTAGCTTTATCGCCGACGCTTACGACCACAGGCATACCTGAACGCCGTTTGATGGCTTCTTTCACCACCTCGGCATCGGTGTCGTCATGCTTGATGAATTTTTTCATTGCCGCAGTCAGAGCAATGGGTTTGGTTTGAGGATCGTCTTTCTCGGTGTGCGACAGAGGCTGATGTACTTCGATGTAGC comes from the Enterobacteriaceae bacterium Kacie_13 genome and includes:
- the pykF gene encoding pyruvate kinase PykF — translated: MKKTKIVCTIGPKTESEEMLTKLLDAGMNVMRLNFSHGDYEEHGQRIKNIRNVMAATGHKAAILLDTKGPEIRTMKLEGGKDAALVAGQTYTFTTDQSVIGNTERVAVTYAGFAADLKIGNTILVDDGLIGMEVTNVTETEVTCKVLNNGDLGENKGVNLPGVSIALPALAEKDKRDLIFGCEQGVDFVAASFIRKRSDVLEIREHLKIHGGEHIQIISKIENQEGLNNFDEILEASDGIMVARGDLGVEIPVEEVIFAQKMMIEKCNRARKVVITATQMLDSMIKNPRPTRAEAGDVANAIIDGTDAVMLSGESAKGKYPLEAVTIMATICARTDRVMQSRIDGQNDNRKLRITEAVCRGAVETAEKLDAPLIVVATSGGKSAKAVRKYFPHATILALTTNEITARQLILTKGVVTQLVKEIASTDDFYRIGKEAAIESGLAQKGDIVVMVSGALVQSGTTNTSSVHVV
- a CDS encoding major outer membrane lipoprotein, with amino-acid sequence MNRTKLVLGAVILASTMLAGCSSNAKIDQLSSDVSTLNSKVDQLSNDVNAMRSDVQAAKDDAARANQRLDNQAHAYKK